Proteins found in one Syntrophales bacterium genomic segment:
- the bamA gene encoding outer membrane protein assembly factor BamA: MVKKLLSASLLTIILIFAVQSANAADLKKIALFPFEAHSATAAQGAELWELSYRGITGELAKSKMFAVIPRELLAREIAGKPLNDELIISAGKKSDADYALSGSISEFGDRISVDVKIFDIKKGQAIPGVFVQGRGRKNLDAIMERLNSDIILRIAPEKRIGRVEFKGNRKIEAAAINRGLKSAPGTLLTDEDLSADIKTIYKLGYFDEVTADVSDTPEGRVVTFVVTEKPMISEIRIQGNKNVKKSDIEAVMSVQAKQTVNPEKLKTDIKKIKDLYDSKGFYNAEITSKIDKAGERDVQVVISVTENGKLFVRDILFEGNRAFTTRELRNMMTTKEWGIFHFFTDSGLLKKEQLRQDIDKLKAFYLNNGFINVQIADPAVTHDAKGIYIRISVAEGQQYRVGKVEIIGDQLSVPRKELLAKLKILKKDFYDRDAVIRDMDYLTQAANDEGYAAADILPGTTPREETRTVDVSYEIRKGKLVYFNLINITGNTKTRDKVIRRQLSVVEGDLYSRTKLKNSYMALNNLRYFEEIDFESEKGGDETLTNVNIRVKEKQTGMLSLGAGYSAVDKAVVSAQVTQQNLFGRGQTLSLKANVGSSSTLYDISFTEPWLFDRPIWSKFDLWNLYREYDTYNLDTMGLSTTLGYPLWPYVSGYIGYRFAIDNVNDILPTASIYTRKQAGETKSSGLTFTLTRDSTDDVMFPTTGSKNSASVEYTGGPLQGDVSYTRTGISSTWFFPLPLDTVLGLRGRLGAIKGNAGKEIPIYERYYLGGIDSLRGLREVGPVDPTTGEVIGGVTMLNFNVDYTFPLIKKAGMRGVVFFDTGNAWESGYHVNDMRKTAGLGIRWYSPIGPLRLEWGYVLDKKENESPGRWEFTIGMFM; encoded by the coding sequence GTGGTTAAAAAACTGCTTTCGGCAAGCCTGCTGACCATCATTCTTATTTTCGCCGTTCAAAGTGCAAACGCGGCTGATTTAAAAAAAATAGCGCTCTTTCCTTTTGAGGCTCACAGCGCAACGGCCGCGCAGGGCGCTGAATTGTGGGAGCTGAGCTACCGGGGAATAACCGGCGAACTGGCGAAGTCAAAAATGTTCGCCGTTATCCCGCGGGAATTGCTTGCCCGGGAGATAGCGGGGAAACCCCTTAACGATGAGCTGATCATCTCCGCCGGGAAAAAGAGCGATGCCGATTATGCGTTATCCGGAAGCATCTCCGAATTTGGGGACAGAATCAGCGTCGATGTGAAGATCTTCGACATAAAAAAGGGACAGGCGATCCCCGGCGTTTTTGTTCAGGGCCGCGGTCGCAAGAACCTCGACGCGATCATGGAAAGGCTCAACTCGGATATCATCCTCCGCATCGCCCCCGAAAAGCGGATAGGCCGCGTCGAATTCAAGGGAAATCGCAAGATAGAAGCCGCCGCGATTAATCGGGGGCTCAAGAGCGCGCCGGGGACCCTCCTGACGGATGAAGACCTCTCGGCTGACATCAAAACAATCTATAAACTCGGATACTTTGATGAAGTAACTGCCGATGTTTCGGACACCCCTGAAGGCAGGGTGGTGACCTTTGTCGTCACCGAAAAACCCATGATTTCGGAAATCCGCATTCAGGGAAACAAAAATGTGAAAAAAAGCGACATCGAAGCCGTTATGAGCGTTCAGGCCAAGCAGACGGTCAACCCGGAGAAACTGAAGACCGACATTAAAAAAATCAAGGACCTCTATGACTCCAAAGGCTTCTATAATGCGGAAATCACCTCTAAAATAGATAAAGCGGGGGAGCGCGACGTTCAGGTCGTCATCAGTGTCACAGAAAACGGGAAATTGTTCGTTCGGGACATCCTGTTTGAGGGCAACCGGGCATTTACCACACGGGAACTCCGGAATATGATGACTACAAAAGAATGGGGAATTTTCCATTTTTTTACCGATTCCGGGCTTCTGAAAAAAGAACAGCTCCGGCAGGACATTGACAAACTCAAGGCCTTCTATCTGAATAACGGGTTCATCAACGTCCAGATCGCCGATCCAGCAGTAACCCACGATGCTAAGGGGATTTACATCAGGATTTCCGTAGCGGAAGGACAGCAGTACCGCGTCGGCAAGGTGGAAATAATCGGGGATCAGTTGTCGGTGCCGCGAAAAGAGCTGCTGGCCAAGCTGAAAATCCTGAAAAAAGACTTCTATGACCGCGACGCGGTGATAAGGGATATGGATTACCTCACGCAGGCGGCCAATGACGAGGGATATGCCGCTGCCGATATCTTGCCGGGCACAACTCCCCGGGAAGAAACCAGGACTGTCGATGTAAGCTATGAGATACGCAAGGGCAAACTTGTATATTTCAACCTGATCAACATCACCGGCAACACCAAAACCAGGGACAAGGTGATCCGGCGCCAGTTGTCGGTCGTGGAGGGGGATCTCTACAGCCGCACCAAGTTGAAGAACAGTTACATGGCCCTCAACAACCTGCGCTATTTTGAGGAAATCGATTTCGAAAGCGAAAAGGGCGGCGATGAGACTCTGACGAACGTCAACATCCGCGTCAAGGAGAAGCAGACCGGCATGCTCAGCCTCGGCGCCGGCTACAGCGCCGTAGATAAAGCGGTAGTGTCCGCCCAGGTCACCCAGCAGAACCTCTTCGGCCGGGGGCAGACCCTGAGTCTGAAGGCCAATGTCGGCTCCTCCTCGACCCTTTATGACATCTCGTTCACGGAACCCTGGCTTTTTGACAGGCCCATCTGGAGCAAGTTCGATCTCTGGAATCTCTACCGCGAATATGACACCTACAATCTTGATACGATGGGATTAAGCACAACCCTGGGATACCCGCTCTGGCCTTATGTATCCGGCTATATTGGGTATCGTTTTGCCATTGACAACGTCAATGACATCCTGCCGACCGCTTCGATCTACACCAGAAAGCAGGCCGGCGAGACAAAGAGCAGCGGCCTGACCTTCACGCTGACCCGGGACTCGACAGACGATGTCATGTTTCCCACAACCGGCTCGAAGAACAGCGCCTCAGTGGAGTACACAGGGGGGCCGCTGCAGGGCGATGTGAGTTACACCCGCACCGGGATTTCCTCCACCTGGTTTTTCCCTCTTCCGCTCGATACAGTGCTTGGCCTGCGCGGGCGGCTGGGGGCGATCAAGGGGAACGCCGGCAAGGAAATCCCGATCTACGAGCGATACTACCTCGGGGGGATCGACTCCTTGCGCGGTCTCAGGGAAGTCGGTCCGGTGGATCCCACTACCGGTGAAGTCATCGGGGGCGTGACGATGTTGAACTTCAACGTGGATTATACCTTTCCGTTGATCAAGAAAGCCGGGATGCGGGGGGTGGTTTTCTTCGACACCGGCAATGCTTGGGAAAGCGGATATCATGTCAATGATATGAGGAAAACCGCTGGTTTAGGAATCCGCTGGTATTCGCCGATCGGGCCGCTCCGCTTAGAGTGGGGATATGTGCTCGACAAAAAAGAGAACGAATCCCCCGGCCGTTGGGAGTTTACGATCGGCATGTTTATGTAA